ATAATACGGAAAGACCAGACTGCGCGGATCGTGGGTCCCTTTGATGGTGTAATTTACGGTGATGAGCAAGTCACCATTGTCGGCCCCGCCCGGCGTCACGACGACTTCGTGCAGGGTGATGCGCGGTTCCCAGCGGTTGACCGCCTCACGAACATATCTTTCCGCGACGCTGGCGGTGTCTTCGTTGGCAGGATCGAAGATCAGCGCGTGGATCTGGCAGCCGAAATCCGGCCGCATTACACGCTCTCCAGGGACGGTATTGACGATGATATAGATCGACTGACGGATCGCATAGTCGTCACTGGACATGGATATCTGATTGCGGTCACCCAATTGGACCGGGAAAGTCAATCGTTTTCCGACAAAGCTGTTTGCCATTGCACGCCTCTAATTGAGCTTGACCGCTGCGCCCTTTATTTCAACATTTCCTGTGGCCGTAAGTTTGATATTACTGCCCTTTATCTCTACGTCGCTGGACGCGGCATCCACAAGTATTTTACTGTCCGATATCTCGACTTTGCGGGTGCCATCTGTGACCGTGATTTTCTTGTTCTGAGTATCGAGCGTAATTTTGAACGTCCCGTCAGCGTCCTTGAGCGTGATGACCTTGTTGGTGCCGTCCAGCATCAGGCTGGTGCCGTCTTTTTCCTTGAGTTCGACGGTAGACAGATCGGATTTCTCGGTAAATTTCAGGTAATGGCCGGTACGGGTCTTCCAGAGGCGCTGGACAACGGCGCCGTCGACGACCAAGGTTTGGTGCGTCTCGGGTAAGGCGTCCTGGCCGTTCCAAAGCCCGCCTAATACATAGGGTTTGTTAAAGTTGCCGTTCTCGAAGGCGACGAGGACTTCGTCGTTGACTTCCGGCAGCGAGGTAATGCCACGGGTGGCCCCGGCGCCAATCGACGCCACGCGCGCCCAATACGATTCCTTTGCATCGTCCAACCACGGGAACTTCACCTTGACCTTACCAGCGTTGCCGACACCCGAATCGAAGGCGTTATTGGTAACGATCGCCGGAACAACCCCATACCAAACCCGGGGCGGGTCCGTCTGAGGCGCAATCATGCCGGAAATCGTCGCGGGACGGCTGCCTTCGACCGTAAACTCAGTCTCATAGCCGTTTTCAGGGCTATAGATATGCCGGGCCGAAGTTACGGCATAAGTACCATTCACCTTGGCCCCCGCACTGGCGATGGTAACCAGGGCGCCTGGAACAATTGCCACAATGCCAGATACACGTCCTTCGGCGACCACGAACTTGGAATTGATCTCGTCCAACCGCGCCTGTGCCAGTTTTTGCGCGCCGGTCGAGTCGATGATGTCGCTACTGAATTCGACATGTTCAGAAGCGCCAAACTTCGTATTCGTGAGCGCAACACCGCTTTGACCCAAGCCGGTCGAAGGGTGCGACGTCGACGAGGTCTTGGTCGCGGTGATCGCAGTCTTGGCAGAGACATCCCAGCCTTTGACGGTCACTTTGGTGACCTGGCCGGCGCTGGAGAAGCGCGGGCGGAAGTACCGCAAGTCCGTGCCATAAGTGAGCGTCGCTACAGATGACGTATCCGGCAGTTTAACCGAGAGTTTGCCCAACTTGCACTGGACCTCGAAACCGTTACGGCGGGCCAGCATCTGGATAAAGGCGAGGTCGGACGTATTGTCCTGAAAGACGTGTTTGTGGACGGTCGTTGTCGCCGTGATCGTCTCGGTTTGCAGGCTGTTTTCGCCGGCAATCGAAGTAATGATGTCGCTGTCTTTCTGATCAACAAAGACACGCGTCTTCAGCGCGCGGTTCAGCCGGTGGAGTTTGTCGAAGGCGATAATGCGGGTCGTCACGTGTACATCGTCGTATTCAGGCTCGAAGGCGACAATTTCGCCGTTAAAAATCTCCGTCAGCGCATTGGTATCTCTTTTCTTAAATTTGATCGAGATCACTTTGCCGATATCGAAGGTGGCGCCGTCCAGATGCGTGAGTGAGTCGTCGAAAAGCGTCAGTTCACACATCGAGGGCTGATCGGCTGTCAAATCCACCGTCAGGTGTGCAAGATCATTCATTACGGCGGTCGTCAAAGCAGTGCCATCGACCGAGATTACCGATTGATCTATAAGCGCTACTGTTGTTGATGTTGGCATAAGCTACACCCTCAACTGCGTGCCGTTAGGGACACGCTGTGGGTTGTCGATGTTGTTCTGCTCGGCGATTTCGCGGTAGCTGCCCGGTTGCTGGCCATTCTGCGATGCGACATTGTCGAGCCGCTCGCCTTCCTGCATTTGCTGGGTGCTCTGCGCCTGCTCATTGGCGAGCTGATCCTGAATCTGCGGGGGCAGATCGGTTTCATCGATGAACTGTTGAAGGGTAATGGTTACTTTAGAGCGGAGGGGAATGCCCTCAGCGTTGAAGAGCACATAA
The nucleotide sequence above comes from Candidatus Flexicrinis proximus. Encoded proteins:
- a CDS encoding GPW/gp25 family protein, whose translation is MANSFVGKRLTFPVQLGDRNQISMSSDDYAIRQSIYIIVNTVPGERVMRPDFGCQIHALIFDPANEDTASVAERYVREAVNRWEPRITLHEVVVTPGGADNGDLLITVNYTIKGTHDPRSLVFPYYLIPQ
- a CDS encoding VgrG-related protein, which translates into the protein MPTSTTVALIDQSVISVDGTALTTAVMNDLAHLTVDLTADQPSMCELTLFDDSLTHLDGATFDIGKVISIKFKKRDTNALTEIFNGEIVAFEPEYDDVHVTTRIIAFDKLHRLNRALKTRVFVDQKDSDIITSIAGENSLQTETITATTTVHKHVFQDNTSDLAFIQMLARRNGFEVQCKLGKLSVKLPDTSSVATLTYGTDLRYFRPRFSSAGQVTKVTVKGWDVSAKTAITATKTSSTSHPSTGLGQSGVALTNTKFGASEHVEFSSDIIDSTGAQKLAQARLDEINSKFVVAEGRVSGIVAIVPGALVTIASAGAKVNGTYAVTSARHIYSPENGYETEFTVEGSRPATISGMIAPQTDPPRVWYGVVPAIVTNNAFDSGVGNAGKVKVKFPWLDDAKESYWARVASIGAGATRGITSLPEVNDEVLVAFENGNFNKPYVLGGLWNGQDALPETHQTLVVDGAVVQRLWKTRTGHYLKFTEKSDLSTVELKEKDGTSLMLDGTNKVITLKDADGTFKITLDTQNKKITVTDGTRKVEISDSKILVDAASSDVEIKGSNIKLTATGNVEIKGAAVKLN